The DNA segment GATCGTCACGGTTGCCGTGCGCCGCACCAATCTGGGCCAGAACCCAGGTGAGCCAAACCTGCTCGACGTGCTGCCGCCGGATCGCTACACCATTTTGCCCAATACCGCTGGCTGCTTCGATGCCGCCGAAGCGGTGCGCACTTGCCGCCTGGCCCGTGAGCTGCTCGACGGGCGCAATCTGGTCAAGCTCGAAGTGCTGGCCGACCAGAAGACCTTGTTTCCCAATGTCATCGAGACCCTCAAGGCCGCCGAAGTGCTGGTCAAGGATGGTTTTGACGTCATGGTCTACACCAGCGATGACCCTATCGTCGCCCGTCAACTGGCGGAAATCGGCTGTATTGCGATCATGCCGCTGGCCGGGCTGATCGGCAGTGGCCTGGGGATCTGCAACCCGTACAACCTGCAGATCATCCTGGAAGAAACCAAAGTACCGGTGCTGGTCGATGCCGGTGTCGGTACGGCTTCGGATGCCACCATCGCCATGGAGCTGGGGTGCGAAGCGGTACTGATGAACTCGGCTATCGCCCATGCCCAGCATCCGGTACAGATGGCTGAAGCCATGAAACACGCGGTGATCGCTGGCCGCCTGGCCTATCTGGCCGGCCGCATGCCCCGCAAACTCTACGCCAGCGCGTCTTCGCCGCTGGATGGCCTGATCAAGTAAGAGCCCGTTGATGACTGATCCACACGTTCCACATCCAGAGTCACCTGCTGACGAAGCCGCTGATGCGCGTCCGCACCGCCGTATCAAAAGCTTCGTGATGCGCGCCGGGCGCATGACTGAAGGCCAGCAGCGCGGCCTGGACCAGGGCTTGCCTCAATTCGGTCTGCAACTGAGCGATGCGCCGGTGGACTTCGACCAGGTGTTCGGTCGCGCTGCGCCGCGCACGCTGGAGATCGGTTTTGGCATGGGTCATTCGCTGCTGGAGATGGCCGCTGCTGCGCCAGAGCATGACTTCATTGGTGTCGAGGTGCATTCACCGGGTGTGGGTGCGCTGCTCAACGGTGTGCTGACTCAGGGGTTGAGTAACGTGCGGGTCTACGATTGCGATGCGATCGAAGTGCTCAACCGCTGCGTGGCCGATAATAGCCTTGATCGGCTGATGCTGTTTTTCCCGGACCCCTGGCACAAGAGCCGCCATCAC comes from the Pseudomonas sp. StFLB209 genome and includes:
- a CDS encoding thiazole synthase, whose amino-acid sequence is MSNVRSDKPFVLAGRTFESRLLVGTGKYVDMNQTREAIEASGAEIVTVAVRRTNLGQNPGEPNLLDVLPPDRYTILPNTAGCFDAAEAVRTCRLARELLDGRNLVKLEVLADQKTLFPNVIETLKAAEVLVKDGFDVMVYTSDDPIVARQLAEIGCIAIMPLAGLIGSGLGICNPYNLQIILEETKVPVLVDAGVGTASDATIAMELGCEAVLMNSAIAHAQHPVQMAEAMKHAVIAGRLAYLAGRMPRKLYASASSPLDGLIK
- the trmB gene encoding tRNA (guanosine(46)-N7)-methyltransferase TrmB — its product is MRAGRMTEGQQRGLDQGLPQFGLQLSDAPVDFDQVFGRAAPRTLEIGFGMGHSLLEMAAAAPEHDFIGVEVHSPGVGALLNGVLTQGLSNVRVYDCDAIEVLNRCVADNSLDRLMLFFPDPWHKSRHHKRRIVQPEFAELVRSKLKPGGVFHMATDWEPYAEYMLEVMSVAPGYRNQAADGQYVPRPEERPITKFERRGERLGHGVWDLKFEKIA